The sequence AATCTGAAAAAGAGAGAAAATTATAAACAAAAATGGATTTTCAAAATAAATTGGGAACAAAAAAAAAGCAACAATTAATATGGCCAGTGATGGCCTATAAAGACTGGAAATTTCAAGTTTCTTGAAGTAGATGAAAAGAGGCAAAACCAGAGTACCAATGCAATAAGCTATGTTCGACAAAAAATAGTTGTTGTTAGTAGAAAAATTTAAAAGAAAATTATAAACTGCTCCGCCACAAAAATAAAACCCAAGGAAAACAAAAATAATTTTTTTAGGAAAAATTCCAAAATCAAATTTACTAAATTTCTTTTGAAAATGTAAATCAAAATTAATTTTAAATAAAACAGACATTAACAAGGGTAACAAACAAAAAATTAAATATGAAAAGTTATTGTTTATTATATTTAGTAAAAACATAACACTTGTAGCAAAAAGAGTAGAAAGAGCAAAAATAACGGACCAAAAAACAAAATTTTCTCTAAAAAACATTGAAAGCGTTAAAATAAATAAATAACTAAAGAAAATAGAACAAAGTGAAATTAATAAAATAGGTAAGATAATATTATTAGAAATACAATTCCCAAAAAATAGTCCCAATAAGAAAACTGAAAAAAGAATTGACAATATTTTAATAAAAGGATTAATAATCTCAATAAATCTTTTATTATTAAATAACTTAACCATAATAAAAAAGGTTAAAGCCTGAACAAGCAAAAAAGTTCTAAACAAAATAGCACAAGATATGTGCCACCGCTCAGCCACCACATACAAAAATGGCCCATCAAGAAAGAATAGCCATAGGTAGATAAATAATAAACCTAAGGATAAAAGAAAAAAAAATCTCTCCCTCGTCAAATAAGACAAATAATACCTGAAGAACAACTAAATAACCCCTTTTGAGTGATATACAAAAGCTTTTTTACATTATAACATCATAATAAAAATAAAATTTTAGAGGGGGCAAAAATGAAAAAATTAGCTAAAAAACAAAATAAAATAAAGTGGTCAGATGATGTTGGTATTCCAAAGTGTTTTATTTTTCCAGAAACAGAAAATCTTAGCTACAAAACAAAAAAGGGATTAAAGTTGGAGTTTCTAATATCTTTAGAAGATTTAAAAGTTCACAATGCCCTGGCTATAGGAAGAAATTCACTAAGAATGGTATAATATAAAAAAACAAAAATTAAGAGGTATCTTTGAAGAACAAAAGAACAATTGTTACTTTCTCAATAGTATTGATAGCAGCAATATTGATATACTGGTTTGTAATAAGAAGGGAACCGCCGAATAACTTTATTGAAGTTTCTGGAAATATTGAAGCAGACCAATACAACGTCTCTTTTCAAATCTACGGCACTTTATCTTCTTTAATGGTACATGAAGGAGATAAAGTAAAAAAGGGCGAATTACTTGCTATCCTTTCAAGAAAAGATCTTGAAGATTCTTTACAAGCAGCCATACACAATATGAACAAGGCAAAAGCTTTATACGATCAATATCTTTCTGGATACAGGGCCCAAGACATAAAGATGGCTGAAGCCGATAGAGATGCTAAATTTGCACAGTTTGAAAAGGCAAAAAGCGACTATATTAGATATGAAAAATTATACAAAGAGGATGCTATTCCAGCTTCAAGCTTTGACAATATTAAAAGCATTTATCTTTCTTCCAAAGAGGCATTAAAAGCAAGTGAACAAAGACTTAAAGAATTGCAATCAGGCTATAGACAAGAAGAAGTTGAATCTTCTAAAGAAGCATACAAAGAAAGCGTCGCTAAAGTAGAGCAAGCAAAAACAATCTTAGGATATACCAGGATTTACTCACCTATTGACGGCGTTGTGTATTCTAAAGATTCAGAAGTAGGAGAATTCGTTTCATCAGGTACTCCTGTGTTAACTCTTTACGATTTGAATAGCACATATGTAAAGGTGTACGTAAGTGAAAAGGATATTGGCTTTGTTAAATTAAACGCACCATGTACTATAAAGGTTGACTCTTTCCCGGATAAAAATTTTAGCGGATATGTAGAAGCAATATCAGACAAAGCAGAATATACTCCTAAATTTATTCAGACTAAAGAGGAAAGAGTCAAATATATGTTCTGGGTTAAGGTAAAAATCAATAACCCTGAAGGTATTTTAAAACCTGGAATGCCAGCAGATGTTTATATAGAAAAAGCCCAATGATCTCAATCGTTAACATAAGTAAAACCTTTTACAAAAAGAAGGTATTAGATAATATAAATCTTGAGCTAGACAAGGGAGAGATTTTAACTATCCTAGGACCTGATGGATCAGGGAAAACTACCTTAATAAAAATTATTATCGGATTGTTTCGCCCAGATTCAGGAGAAATATTTATAAATAACATAAACATTACGAAAGATATATCTTCAACAAGGGAATTAATAGGATATAAGGCACAAGAATTTTCATTATATCAAGATCTTACTGTCAGTGAAAATATTAGATTTTTCGGAAATCTTTACTCTTTATCTGGGAAAGAGCTCGATGAAAGAGAAAATTTTATACTTGAATTTATAGGCTTGAAAAGTTTTAAAAACAGGTTTGCTGAAACACTTTCTGGAGGAATGAAAACTAGACTTGCCATTGGTTGTGCTTTAATACACAATCCATCAGTACTTCTATTAGACGAACCAAACGTAGGCGTGGATCCTGCCTCAAGAAAAAGTGTTTGGAAACTCTTAAGAGAACTTACCAATTCAGGTAAAACAATTATAGTAACTACGCCTTATTTCCTTGAAGGAGAACTGTCAGACAAAGTAGTATTTATTAAAGAAGGTAAAACAGTTTTATTTGGGAAGCCAAAAGAACTTATTGAAAATCTTGATTTTATAGTATACAAAGTAGAAGGAGAAAATTTACAAAACGTTTATTTCGATTTAAAGAAAAAAGAACTTGAATTTAAATACTGGTTAAAAAATGAGCACATAAGGGTATTGCTACCCAAAACTGAAAAATTAAGTAAAATTTTTGACAAAATTCATATTAATAATAATAAAACAGTAAGAGTAGATAAACCTGACCTGGAGGATATATATTTATGGCATTCGACGTAGAAAACGTAATTGAGGTTGAAAATTTAACAAAAAAATTTGGAAATTTCATCGCAGTTGATAATATCAGTTTTTCTATAAAAAAAGGCACAGTATTTGGTTTCTTGGGTCCAAATGGAGCTGGCAAAACCACGACTATAAAGCTTATCCTTGGGTTAATAAACAAGACAAGTGGGAAAATAAAAATTTTCGGAGAAGATATAGAAAAATTTTCAAAAGAAAGATTGGGCTATATGTCCCAAAAATTCTCTTTATACCACGATCTAAAGGTTTTTGAAAACATGATTTTTTACGGTTCTATTTATGGCTATTCTCGAAAAGATTTAGAGAAAAGAATAGATTTTTTGCTAGAACAATATCATCTTAAAGAAGTAAAAAATACTATGGTAAGGGATATTGGTGGGCTAAGACAAAGGGTTGCATTTTGTACAGCTATTTTACATAACCCAGATATTTTAGTTCTTGATGAACCAACAAGCGGCGTTGATCCTGATGCCAGAATAAACTTTTGGGACGCTATTTATAGCTATGCGAGAGAGGGAAAAACTGTACTCGTTACAACACATTATATGGATGAAGCTGAATTTTGTAATCAAATAGGTTTTATTATCTCAGGAAAATTAAAATTTGTTGGAACTCCAAACTCTGCAAAAAAAATCTATTTTGAAAATTCCAATAAAGTTGGAAATCTTGAGGATGCATTTTTATGGTTTATGGAAAATTAGTTAGATAAAAAAGTATCTTTTAACCCTTTTCTTATAAGATTCATATTTATAACCAAATCTTTTTGTAAGCTCTCTCTCTTCAAAAGGAATTATCAAAAAATTATTTATTAAAAAATCAAATATGCTCACAACAAGAGACATTGTTCCCCCACTAATAAGAAATACTCCAAAAAATAACAAGGAGTGCGAAAGATATGTTGGATGCCTCATATATTTATATATAAATCTCGTTTCTAAGTCGCCGGGATCCTCTAATACGAATTCATTTAAACCAAGAATTCTGCCCTTTAAGATTGACAAAGTTAAGAGTTGAAGAAAGGCTCCAGCAACAAATATAAAAAAACCAAATAGTTTTAAAGTAAATGAAGTCTGAATATACATATTTAATAAGCTTTGATTGTTGATCAAAAAATATAGATATGGAATATATAATGTATATATTAATATAAAAGTTAAAAATTTAATTTTTTTTGCAAAGCTGGTAAAAAAATGTACAAATAGCCAATACATAGGAATTAGAGGCCAAACAAAAACCAAAAGATAGTTTAAAATGTTTAGATAAGGAAAACTAAACATATTTGAATTTAATAAAAGATATATAATGTAAGTTCTGCATTAATTATATTATATATTAATATATATTAAAAGGGTTTCTATAATGAATTTTAAAATTATTATTTTTTCTCTGTATAATTAATTAATAAATATTACTATCAGAGGAGGTGAAAAAGTGGACAACTTTCCAAAACTTACTTCTTTAGTACGCTGTGCTGGCTGAGCAGCAAAACTCAATCCAAAGGACCTAGGTGAGGTTCTAAAAGATTTACCGAAATTTGAACATCCGGGCCTTATTTTTAACTCCGATGGCCTTGATGACGCGGGAGCTTTAGTTATAAAAGACGATATAGCCATCGTTCAATCTGTCGACTTTTTCCCTCCTGTGGTAAATAGCCCTGATTTATACGGCAAAATTGCAGCAGCCAATTCTCTTTCTGATTTATATGCAGTTGGTGCAAAACCCATTACTGCTCTAAATATTTTAGGATTTCCAAGATATGATATTGAACTAAACGTCATAAATGAAATACTCAGGGGTTCCCATGAAAAAGTAAAGGAAGCAGGAGCATTGATACTGGGGGGGCATAGCATGGACGATATAGAACTTAAATATGGTCTTAGTGTTACTGGAATTGCAAAAAAAGAAGAGCTAATAACTCACAACAACGCCCAACCTGGAGATATAATAATCCTTACAAAACCTCTAGGCACAGGAATACTTACTTCTGCTCTAAAAATCGAACTTATTGACGAAATAGATATGCAAGATGCTCTAAATTCTATGCAAGAATTAAATTATTTTGCAGGTGAAGCACAAAAAAGATTTAAAGCGAGTTCTGGTACAGATGTTACAGGTTTTGGGCTGATCGGTCATGCAATAAACATAGCAAAATCTAGTAATGTTATATTTGAAATATTTTCAAATTCTTTACCTATTTTCGAAAGAGTACTAGAGCTCGCAGATGAAGGAGTACTACCTGCAGGAATTTTTGCAAACATTGATTTCTACAAAGAAAATGTAGTTGAAATAGGAAAAATTCAAGAAAGTTATAGATATGTTATCTACGATCCGCAAACCTCTGGGGGTTTGCTTTCCACTTATAAACCAGATGTCGTAGATGATGCTTTAAGATTTCTAATTAATAATGGAGTAAACGCACGCATTATAGGCGTTGTTAAAAACAATACGGTCTTTAATCCTGGCACGATTGTTATTAAAGAAGGGTCTATTTAATGAAGGCTTCTCTCCAAAGGATATGGGCTGTATTTATCAAGGAATTTATTCAATTTTTTAGAGATAAAGTTACTTTTATCACTGCTATTTCAATTCCTTTGATACAACTTATTTTATACGGCTATGCTATAAATACTGATGTAAAGCATCAATCTACAGTTGTATACGATCAATCAAGATCTGTAATGTCAAGAGATATATTATATAAATTTCAAAATTCACAATATTTTGATATAAAGAAATTTGTAAATAGCTCTGATGCAGTTGGAAGGGCAATAGACAACGGACAAGCAAAGGTAGGTATCATCATCCCCCCTAAACTTGAGTCAAACATATTGGGCAATAAATCAAGTCAAATTTTAGTAATAATTGATGCGTCTGATCCTATGTCCTCAAGCTCTGCCCTTTCTGCGTCTCAAATGATAGGTTTGCTGGAAAATCAAGAAATATTAACAAAAAAACTTCAGCAAAATGGTATAATATTACCAAGCAAAACTCCTTTCGAAGTTGATGTCAGAGCCTGGTATAACCCGGATCTTTTATCTACTTATTTTTTGGTACCCGGTTTAATAGCTGTTTTAATCAGTTTATCAACTCTGGTTCTAACTGCTATGGCAATTGTAAGAGAAAAGGAGAGGGGAACATACGAACAATTAATAATTACCCCTCTTAGGCCAATTGAGCTAACTATTGGAAAGGTAACTCCGTATGCCATTATAGGATACGCACAAATGACTCTCGTAATAATAGCTGCTGTAGTACTTTTTAAACTTAACATAAAGGGAAACTTACTTTTGTTATATATCTTTGCATTACCTTTTATATTAGCCAATTTAAGCCTAGGATATATAATATCTACCCTTGCAAAAAACCAGCAACAAGCTCTTCAAATGTCCTTTTTTCTTATGGTGCCTATATTTTTATTGAGCGGTTTTATGTTCCCTAGAGAAGCCATGCCAGGAATAGTATATTACTTAAGTTATATTGCTCCAGCTACATTCTTCTTAGTTATAGTAAGGGGTATCATTTTAAAGGGTTTAGGCTTTTACGAATTAGTAAAATGGGAAATTGGCTTAATAATATATATCATAATTGCTTTAAACATATCGAGGTTTTTACTTAAAAGAAAATCATAGCTAAACTATTAGTACTGGCACCTTTGCCCTTTCAATTAAAAACCTAGCTATAGAGTGATGCATAATTGATGCCTCAAAGCCAGATTTTCTCCCAATTACTATTAGATCAGCGTTAAATCTTTTTGCAATGTTATAAATTTCCATCGAAGGATTTTCTCCTTCTTGAAGCACAACTTCATCAATAACGTCTTTATCCTTTATCTCATTCTTAAGTTCTTCTAACAACCCTTTGGCCTTTTCAAACCTCAACTCTTCTGCTTCAGGATTTAAATCGGCAACCTGTGTGGGCATTTCAATAACATGTAAGAGTATAATCTTAGAGCCACTTAACTCTGCTAATTCATAACCAATTTTTAATACATCATATCTCTTTGATGTCGAATCAACCGCCAATAATATTTTTCTAAACATTACTCCTCCCAGTCAATCAGTCTTATATTACTGAAAAGCCTTTTAAAATACTCATCAAACCAGAAAGAGAAAGTAAAATAATTACTAACCACCTTACAATTCTAGGCTTAGTACGAGCAAGCAGTCTCACACCAACCTGAGAACCTAACATCATACCTACTACTGAAGGAATCGCAATAATGGGTAACACTGCTCCATTGTTTAAGTATATCCATGCAGCAGATGTATCTGTAATAGACAATAAAAAATTACTCGAAGCTACTGATATCTTTAATGGGGCACCTAAAACTAAGTTAAAAACAGCTACATTAGCCCAACCAGCGCCTAACCCAAACATTCCTGCAATAAAACCAACCAGAAAAAATAGAAAAATGCCGATGTGAGAATTCTGAATCTGCCAATTGATATTTCTCCTTTGGGTTATTTCATAGTAAACACCATGTATCCCAAGAATTTGAGCAATTTTATCGCGCTTTGTTATTTCTGGAAACTCAGATCTTTTTGAAGTGAGAAGAACAAAGCAGATGGCAAGAATAACTAAACCGAGAGCAATTCTAACTATATTTTGAGGCAAAGCAAGCCCTACCATGGCACCCATAACTGAAGAAATCGACGCAATTAGAGCCATTGGCATACAAAGTCTAAGAGAAGCAAGATTTCTCATCAAAAGTCCGGGACCAGCAGAAAGAGATCCAGCTAAAGCCACCATTAAACCTGCACCTCTTACGAAATCCATATGAAAAGGGAAAAACGTTCCAAGTATAGGAACAAAAAGTACACCCCCTCCAACACCTGCCAAAACAGCTATAATTCCTAAACCAAAACAAAACACAAATAATGACAGAGGCCATATCCACCATGGAATTTTTAAAGAGGTTTCTTCAGCAAGTATGATATCTTTTGCAGCAAAGGCGTGAGGTGATAAAAAAAATAAAGAAAAGAATAAAATAAGAAAAAAACCAAAAAAGATCGATTTTTTCGAAAAGGTCACAATATTCCTCCTATTCTACTTTAAGTAGTCCGCTAGCAGCCAAAATAAGAATGGATATCTCCATTAAAACTATAAAAACCATTACAATTTCTTTCTTCTTAACATAAATTGGTAAAACAGATAAATAACACAAAATTGGCACGCATGCCAAAAAGGTGAGTGCTGCCTTTGCCATCATATCTGACTTAGATATCAAACTCATCCATCCCCAACCAGTAGCTATTCCAAAACTTTCATTAAGAAACATAGAATTTCTCACCCACAAGTGTGGTAACCTCTCAAGAGGTATTACTGGCGAAATAAGCCCAGAAATGTAAATAAAAAAGGTAAATAAAATAGAAAAAAGACCAATTCTTGCAGACCATTTAAGAACTAAAGCATATCTTTTTTGATCGATTGGCGTTTCAATATTTTTCTCTGAGCTCTTGATAGTTTTGTCCATTCTTACATCTCCCTTCAATTTTGATGTTCCCCCGTTACAGGTAATGATATAACTAAAATTTGTACAGTAAAAACACTTACAAAATGTAATTCTTCTTTGCGATAATTATAACATATTTTTATTAAATTT comes from Thermodesulfobium acidiphilum and encodes:
- a CDS encoding helix-turn-helix transcriptional regulator; translation: MFFRYYLSYLTRERFFFLLSLGLLFIYLWLFFLDGPFLYVVAERWHISCAILFRTFLLVQALTFFIMVKLFNNKRFIEIINPFIKILSILFSVFLLGLFFGNCISNNIILPILLISLCSIFFSYLFILTLSMFFRENFVFWSVIFALSTLFATSVMFLLNIINNNFSYLIFCLLPLLMSVLFKINFDLHFQKKFSKFDFGIFPKKIIFVFLGFYFCGGAVYNFLLNFSTNNNYFLSNIAYCIGTLVLPLFIYFKKLEISSLYRPSLAILIVAFFLFPIYFENPFLFIIFSLFQIGFAIFDFYSLALTLSLSIQRGYDIRVLSFGYFIITGSVFIGDILYFFIHRIPQNFELVSLLSYTAGIILALLFALVKADYYEPFPFFKKKKSVVVVKDSKFETIFEKKFDSFAFTPREKEIVKYILMGRNGRYIAETMHISENTFKTHMRNIFRKCNVSNRQELIDIMRED
- a CDS encoding HlyD family secretion protein, encoding MKNKRTIVTFSIVLIAAILIYWFVIRREPPNNFIEVSGNIEADQYNVSFQIYGTLSSLMVHEGDKVKKGELLAILSRKDLEDSLQAAIHNMNKAKALYDQYLSGYRAQDIKMAEADRDAKFAQFEKAKSDYIRYEKLYKEDAIPASSFDNIKSIYLSSKEALKASEQRLKELQSGYRQEEVESSKEAYKESVAKVEQAKTILGYTRIYSPIDGVVYSKDSEVGEFVSSGTPVLTLYDLNSTYVKVYVSEKDIGFVKLNAPCTIKVDSFPDKNFSGYVEAISDKAEYTPKFIQTKEERVKYMFWVKVKINNPEGILKPGMPADVYIEKAQ
- a CDS encoding ABC transporter ATP-binding protein, producing the protein MISIVNISKTFYKKKVLDNINLELDKGEILTILGPDGSGKTTLIKIIIGLFRPDSGEIFINNINITKDISSTRELIGYKAQEFSLYQDLTVSENIRFFGNLYSLSGKELDERENFILEFIGLKSFKNRFAETLSGGMKTRLAIGCALIHNPSVLLLDEPNVGVDPASRKSVWKLLRELTNSGKTIIVTTPYFLEGELSDKVVFIKEGKTVLFGKPKELIENLDFIVYKVEGENLQNVYFDLKKKELEFKYWLKNEHIRVLLPKTEKLSKIFDKIHINNNKTVRVDKPDLEDIYLWHST
- a CDS encoding ABC transporter ATP-binding protein, which gives rise to MAFDVENVIEVENLTKKFGNFIAVDNISFSIKKGTVFGFLGPNGAGKTTTIKLILGLINKTSGKIKIFGEDIEKFSKERLGYMSQKFSLYHDLKVFENMIFYGSIYGYSRKDLEKRIDFLLEQYHLKEVKNTMVRDIGGLRQRVAFCTAILHNPDILVLDEPTSGVDPDARINFWDAIYSYAREGKTVLVTTHYMDEAEFCNQIGFIISGKLKFVGTPNSAKKIYFENSNKVGNLEDAFLWFMEN
- a CDS encoding methyltransferase family protein yields the protein MFSFPYLNILNYLLVFVWPLIPMYWLFVHFFTSFAKKIKFLTFILIYTLYIPYLYFLINNQSLLNMYIQTSFTLKLFGFFIFVAGAFLQLLTLSILKGRILGLNEFVLEDPGDLETRFIYKYMRHPTYLSHSLLFFGVFLISGGTMSLVVSIFDFLINNFLIIPFEERELTKRFGYKYESYKKRVKRYFFI
- the selD gene encoding selenide, water dikinase SelD; translated protein: MDNFPKLTSLVRCAGUAAKLNPKDLGEVLKDLPKFEHPGLIFNSDGLDDAGALVIKDDIAIVQSVDFFPPVVNSPDLYGKIAAANSLSDLYAVGAKPITALNILGFPRYDIELNVINEILRGSHEKVKEAGALILGGHSMDDIELKYGLSVTGIAKKEELITHNNAQPGDIIILTKPLGTGILTSALKIELIDEIDMQDALNSMQELNYFAGEAQKRFKASSGTDVTGFGLIGHAINIAKSSNVIFEIFSNSLPIFERVLELADEGVLPAGIFANIDFYKENVVEIGKIQESYRYVIYDPQTSGGLLSTYKPDVVDDALRFLINNGVNARIIGVVKNNTVFNPGTIVIKEGSI
- a CDS encoding ABC transporter permease, with product MKASLQRIWAVFIKEFIQFFRDKVTFITAISIPLIQLILYGYAINTDVKHQSTVVYDQSRSVMSRDILYKFQNSQYFDIKKFVNSSDAVGRAIDNGQAKVGIIIPPKLESNILGNKSSQILVIIDASDPMSSSSALSASQMIGLLENQEILTKKLQQNGIILPSKTPFEVDVRAWYNPDLLSTYFLVPGLIAVLISLSTLVLTAMAIVREKERGTYEQLIITPLRPIELTIGKVTPYAIIGYAQMTLVIIAAVVLFKLNIKGNLLLLYIFALPFILANLSLGYIISTLAKNQQQALQMSFFLMVPIFLLSGFMFPREAMPGIVYYLSYIAPATFFLVIVRGIILKGLGFYELVKWEIGLIIYIIIALNISRFLLKRKS
- a CDS encoding universal stress protein, with the translated sequence MFRKILLAVDSTSKRYDVLKIGYELAELSGSKIILLHVIEMPTQVADLNPEAEELRFEKAKGLLEELKNEIKDKDVIDEVVLQEGENPSMEIYNIAKRFNADLIVIGRKSGFEASIMHHSIARFLIERAKVPVLIV
- a CDS encoding sulfite exporter TauE/SafE family protein, which gives rise to MTFSKKSIFFGFFLILFFSLFFLSPHAFAAKDIILAEETSLKIPWWIWPLSLFVFCFGLGIIAVLAGVGGGVLFVPILGTFFPFHMDFVRGAGLMVALAGSLSAGPGLLMRNLASLRLCMPMALIASISSVMGAMVGLALPQNIVRIALGLVILAICFVLLTSKRSEFPEITKRDKIAQILGIHGVYYEITQRRNINWQIQNSHIGIFLFFLVGFIAGMFGLGAGWANVAVFNLVLGAPLKISVASSNFLLSITDTSAAWIYLNNGAVLPIIAIPSVVGMMLGSQVGVRLLARTKPRIVRWLVIILLSLSGLMSILKGFSVI